The following coding sequences are from one Longimicrobiales bacterium window:
- a CDS encoding M20/M25/M40 family metallo-hydrolase: protein MGPLPAGIRFMSMQDIYDWIDANADECVGDLQRLVQQPSISAQGVGLRECAAIVRDMMHDDGLPADFHELEEGPPVVFGHLEATKPAKTILCYSHYDVQPPEPLDEWSHGGPWSGDIVDGVLYGRGSTDNKSGVLAFQKAAKAFLQVRGEVPVNLKFLIEGEEEIGSPNLAAWAAKNEELLKADGMHCLDGSMETGTEVPDVSLGLKSVLFVELIARGANTDVHSLNFPLVESPVWELIWALNTILDRNRRILIEDWEEGIWQLGPDDEEQLADKAARVDLNALKEEWGISEFALGRDGVDAIRARTYEPTANIQGMIAGYTGQGRKTIIPNEARVRMDFRLIPNIQPVDAIRKLKAHLEKHGFGHIEVEAFDGAEPPYKISVKEDISQAIIAAATEVYGELPVVNGVSAEGAILRHVWIPCVLTGFANPGANLHAPDENIHVDKYLQGIKYAAAIMEEFGKT, encoded by the coding sequence ATGGGCCCTCTCCCAGCAGGAATCCGCTTCATGAGCATGCAGGACATCTACGACTGGATCGATGCCAACGCCGACGAGTGTGTGGGAGACCTGCAGCGCCTGGTCCAGCAGCCCTCGATCTCTGCTCAGGGCGTGGGACTACGGGAGTGTGCCGCCATCGTTCGCGACATGATGCACGATGACGGACTTCCAGCTGACTTCCACGAGTTGGAAGAGGGCCCCCCGGTCGTCTTCGGTCACCTCGAGGCAACGAAGCCGGCAAAAACCATCCTGTGCTACTCACACTATGACGTGCAGCCACCCGAGCCACTCGACGAGTGGAGCCACGGCGGCCCGTGGTCTGGCGATATCGTCGATGGGGTTCTGTACGGGCGGGGGTCCACGGACAACAAGTCAGGGGTGCTGGCCTTCCAGAAGGCCGCGAAGGCATTCCTGCAGGTGCGAGGAGAGGTGCCGGTGAACCTCAAGTTCCTCATCGAAGGCGAAGAGGAGATTGGCTCGCCGAACCTCGCGGCCTGGGCTGCTAAGAACGAAGAGCTTCTCAAGGCTGACGGGATGCACTGTCTCGACGGGTCAATGGAGACCGGGACCGAGGTCCCGGACGTCTCACTGGGCCTCAAGTCCGTGCTATTCGTCGAGCTCATCGCACGCGGTGCGAACACGGATGTGCACTCGCTGAACTTCCCGTTGGTCGAGTCGCCCGTTTGGGAACTCATATGGGCGCTGAACACGATCCTCGATCGGAATCGCCGGATCCTCATCGAAGACTGGGAAGAGGGTATTTGGCAACTCGGTCCGGATGACGAAGAGCAGCTGGCCGACAAGGCGGCTCGGGTCGACCTGAACGCGCTAAAGGAGGAGTGGGGCATCTCCGAGTTTGCTCTCGGCCGCGACGGCGTCGATGCGATCCGTGCACGGACGTACGAACCGACCGCGAACATCCAGGGGATGATCGCTGGCTACACCGGCCAGGGGAGGAAGACAATCATCCCTAACGAAGCCAGGGTCCGAATGGACTTCAGGTTGATCCCGAACATTCAGCCTGTCGATGCGATCAGGAAACTGAAAGCGCACCTCGAAAAGCACGGTTTCGGCCATATCGAGGTAGAGGCTTTCGATGGTGCTGAGCCCCCGTACAAAATTTCGGTGAAAGAAGACATCAGCCAAGCGATCATCGCCGCCGCCACTGAGGTCTACGGCGAGCTACCCGTCGTGAATGGCGTGTCCGCCGAGGGTGCGATCCTGCGGCATGTGTGGATTCCGTGCGTCCTCACCGGTTTCGCCAACCCGGGCGCGAACCTCCATGCGCCGGACGAGAACATTCACGTGGACAAGTACCTCCAGGGGATCAAATACGCAGCCGCCATCATGGAGGAGTTCGGCAAGACATAG
- a CDS encoding DUF1028 domain-containing protein, giving the protein MKNSLPVLLLTLASCQVAPEYPTTLDMTTWSVAAIDPETGDVGVAGASCVATHADALAALVPGKGAAATQAGFDINNRNVVYQALQEGLTAEEIVKRVTDPAVDSLTSRRQYGVVTLNDGAVHVAGFTAPERRGVTGEPDPTRWAGVMGDPKWGVTVQGNTLVNERVVADGLEAFRWEDPTGFNTLSDRLMRALEAGSVAGGDVRCNNETTRQTAALAFIVVARGTDPPYATESIGMSDQGTDAAPWLAISVAVERGGDNPLLELRLRYDQWRRGS; this is encoded by the coding sequence GTGAAAAATTCACTTCCGGTCCTGCTGCTGACTCTCGCCAGCTGCCAAGTGGCTCCCGAGTACCCGACGACGCTCGACATGACCACCTGGTCGGTAGCCGCCATCGATCCCGAGACGGGAGATGTCGGCGTCGCCGGGGCTTCGTGCGTCGCGACACACGCCGATGCGCTCGCAGCGCTCGTGCCCGGAAAAGGGGCTGCTGCCACGCAGGCGGGCTTTGACATCAACAATCGGAACGTCGTCTACCAGGCACTTCAGGAAGGGCTCACCGCGGAGGAGATCGTGAAGCGCGTTACCGATCCTGCGGTGGACAGCCTGACCAGTCGCCGGCAGTACGGCGTGGTCACTCTGAACGACGGCGCGGTGCATGTAGCCGGGTTCACGGCGCCGGAGCGTCGCGGAGTCACGGGCGAGCCCGACCCCACCAGGTGGGCCGGCGTCATGGGTGACCCCAAATGGGGGGTCACCGTCCAAGGCAATACGCTCGTGAACGAGCGAGTCGTGGCCGATGGACTGGAAGCCTTCCGCTGGGAGGATCCGACCGGCTTCAACACGCTGTCCGACCGACTCATGCGTGCGCTCGAGGCGGGATCCGTCGCAGGTGGTGATGTCCGCTGCAATAACGAGACGACACGTCAGACCGCAGCCCTGGCGTTCATCGTCGTGGCGCGAGGGACCGACCCACCCTACGCGACCGAGAGCATCGGAATGAGCGATCAGGGCACGGACGCCGCACCGTGGCTGGCGATTTCCGTGGCTGTCGAGCGCGGAGGTGACAATCCCCTGCTCGAGCTCAGACTGCGATACGACCAGTGGCGGCGCGGGAGCTGA
- a CDS encoding Gfo/Idh/MocA family oxidoreductase: MKVGIIGASFAKAAYLPALRHVPEAEVVALASARMESAQAAAAEFGVPHAYDDWEAMLASHSFDLVCIATPTVLHEAQALAAIAAGAHVLCEKPTAMNAGEAASMLQAAEATGRIHMIDHELRFNPNRMRIAELIAEGALGEIRHADISNVGTTWGDPASRPEGDWWSLAEQGGGRLGANGSHQVDLLRWWLGEVAWVSGAAPVMVPDRTDKSTGNAWTATADDVAFFTLEMASGAVVQVFMSGVAAHGMGNATRIFGSRGTITLSNDDEKLCFARAGEDFEDITVLDPNADLPGVNKGIWNVSVVALLQEFAAAIREGRTPRGATFADGLANQMVLDAVKVSGAERRSVRPEEVHAGG; encoded by the coding sequence ATGAAGGTTGGGATCATCGGCGCGAGCTTCGCGAAGGCGGCATACCTGCCGGCTCTTCGCCACGTGCCTGAGGCGGAGGTTGTGGCGCTGGCGTCAGCGCGCATGGAGAGCGCTCAGGCTGCTGCTGCCGAATTCGGTGTGCCGCACGCTTACGACGACTGGGAAGCCATGCTGGCATCTCACTCGTTCGATCTGGTCTGCATCGCGACTCCCACGGTCCTGCACGAGGCCCAAGCGCTGGCCGCGATCGCCGCGGGCGCTCACGTCCTCTGCGAGAAGCCGACCGCAATGAATGCGGGAGAGGCTGCCAGCATGCTCCAGGCGGCTGAGGCGACCGGGCGGATTCATATGATCGACCATGAACTCCGCTTTAATCCGAACCGCATGCGCATCGCGGAGCTGATTGCGGAGGGAGCTCTGGGCGAAATCCGGCACGCAGATATTTCCAACGTTGGAACGACGTGGGGCGACCCTGCCAGCCGTCCCGAGGGGGACTGGTGGAGCCTCGCAGAGCAGGGCGGGGGACGACTCGGTGCGAACGGCAGCCACCAGGTGGACCTCCTGCGCTGGTGGCTCGGTGAGGTGGCCTGGGTCAGCGGAGCTGCGCCGGTCATGGTGCCGGACAGGACAGACAAGTCTACGGGCAATGCCTGGACCGCTACAGCGGACGACGTCGCTTTCTTCACCCTGGAGATGGCTTCTGGGGCAGTCGTGCAGGTGTTCATGTCCGGAGTCGCGGCTCACGGCATGGGGAACGCGACTCGCATCTTTGGTTCGCGGGGGACCATCACCCTTTCCAACGATGATGAGAAGCTTTGCTTCGCGCGGGCGGGTGAGGACTTCGAAGACATCACGGTCCTGGACCCAAACGCTGACCTGCCGGGGGTCAACAAAGGCATCTGGAACGTGTCTGTCGTAGCCCTGCTGCAGGAGTTCGCAGCGGCGATTCGCGAGGGGAGGACACCCCGAGGGGCGACGTTCGCAGATGGACTCGCCAATCAGATGGTCCTCGATGCGGTGAAGGTCTCGGGTGCGGAGCGACGATCGGTTCGGCCGGAGGAAGTCCATGCCGGCGGTTGA
- a CDS encoding SDR family NAD(P)-dependent oxidoreductase: MPAVEGQCILITGAAQGLGAAIARHLHGLGARLILLDRDAEGLAEIAALCPGALTAVVDLSDAKATRQAIDAVVTGPVDTLIHNAAILRMAPLDDVSLDAFQATLNVGIQAAFQLTKAVWSGMKDRGGSLVFVSSRSGIEGFAEEAGYCAAKHALEGFSKSLALEGASAGILSVTITPGMFMHTPMSETTYPPELREKWVDPILLAPAFAHLATCPMHLSGQRLDAWALSQQESAS, from the coding sequence ATGCCGGCGGTTGAGGGGCAGTGCATTCTCATCACGGGCGCGGCCCAGGGGCTCGGTGCTGCCATAGCCCGGCACCTTCACGGACTTGGAGCGCGGCTGATTCTTCTGGACCGCGACGCGGAGGGGCTCGCTGAAATCGCGGCGCTTTGCCCGGGAGCTTTGACCGCTGTCGTCGACCTCTCCGATGCTAAGGCAACACGACAGGCCATTGATGCGGTCGTGACGGGTCCGGTGGATACGCTCATCCACAACGCCGCGATCCTCCGGATGGCACCGCTCGACGATGTGAGTCTCGACGCTTTTCAGGCGACGCTCAATGTGGGAATCCAGGCAGCCTTCCAGCTGACCAAGGCCGTGTGGTCGGGCATGAAAGACCGCGGCGGCAGCCTCGTGTTTGTCTCGTCTCGTTCGGGGATTGAAGGGTTCGCGGAAGAGGCCGGCTACTGCGCGGCGAAGCATGCCTTGGAGGGCTTTTCGAAATCCCTGGCTCTGGAAGGTGCGTCGGCCGGTATCCTTTCCGTGACTATCACGCCGGGGATGTTCATGCACACGCCCATGTCTGAGACCACCTACCCGCCCGAGCTTCGCGAGAAGTGGGTAGATCCAATTCTTCTCGCGCCAGCATTCGCGCACCTCGCGACCTGTCCCATGCACTTGTCAGGTCAACGACTCGACGCATGGGCCCTCTCCCAGCAGGAATCCGCTTCATGA
- a CDS encoding YdiU family protein — MHPPVSFDFDNSYARDLEGFYVAWQGEQPPEPKIIQLNRDLAVDLGLDPDALSNEQGAKYFSGALAPEGAQPLAQAYAGHQFGNFSPQLGDGRAMLLGEVLDRGGSRWDLQLKGSGRTPFSRGGDGKAVLGPVLREYLMGEAMHALGIPTTRALAAVTTGDTVMRQEGPQPGAILARIASSHLRVGTFEFFAARKETARVQQLADYAILRHFPELADSENRYLGLLRAVRDRQATLVAQWLSVGFVHGVMNTDNTTISGETLDYGPCAFMDSYDPGAVFSSIDRQGRYAYGNQPAITQWNLARLAETLLELIDPEDTDNAVRLATIELDAFPTVYQDAWLATMAAKLGLVESEAGDLDLINDLHGDMNGQNVDFTLVFRRLADGLRGEVDPARALFDEPTALDPWLERWSARLDRQDIDLNTCADAMDRVNPVYIARNHKVEEALQAAAESSDFRPFERLLAVLAQPYERAAGQEAFEGPAPADFGPYTTFCGT, encoded by the coding sequence ATGCATCCTCCCGTCAGCTTCGACTTTGACAACAGCTATGCCAGAGACCTCGAGGGGTTCTACGTAGCCTGGCAAGGTGAGCAGCCACCTGAACCGAAGATCATTCAGCTGAATCGCGACCTGGCTGTCGATCTGGGACTCGACCCGGACGCCCTGTCGAACGAGCAGGGTGCCAAATATTTCTCCGGAGCACTCGCACCCGAGGGGGCCCAACCGTTAGCCCAGGCCTACGCTGGTCACCAGTTCGGCAACTTCTCACCCCAACTGGGGGACGGGCGCGCGATGCTGCTGGGTGAAGTTCTCGACCGGGGCGGGAGCCGGTGGGATCTCCAGCTCAAGGGGTCGGGACGCACGCCGTTCTCGCGAGGCGGCGATGGCAAAGCCGTCCTGGGCCCCGTACTTCGAGAGTATCTGATGGGCGAGGCCATGCATGCCCTGGGTATTCCGACTACACGTGCACTCGCTGCAGTGACCACCGGCGACACGGTCATGCGCCAAGAGGGCCCTCAACCGGGGGCGATCCTCGCCCGGATCGCCTCGAGTCATTTGCGTGTCGGGACGTTTGAGTTCTTCGCTGCCAGGAAGGAGACTGCCCGAGTCCAGCAGCTCGCCGACTATGCAATCTTGCGTCACTTCCCGGAGTTGGCGGACTCTGAGAATCGCTACCTAGGACTGCTACGTGCGGTACGGGACCGACAAGCTACTCTGGTCGCCCAATGGCTGTCCGTTGGTTTCGTGCACGGAGTGATGAACACGGACAACACCACCATCTCCGGTGAAACGCTCGACTATGGGCCGTGCGCGTTCATGGACAGCTATGATCCCGGAGCCGTCTTCAGCTCGATCGACCGTCAGGGTCGATATGCGTACGGAAACCAGCCGGCCATCACGCAATGGAACCTGGCTCGGCTAGCCGAGACCCTGCTCGAGTTGATCGACCCGGAGGACACAGACAATGCCGTGCGACTGGCCACGATTGAGCTCGATGCATTCCCAACGGTCTATCAAGACGCATGGCTAGCGACCATGGCCGCCAAGCTCGGACTCGTCGAGAGCGAGGCAGGTGATCTTGACCTGATCAACGACCTGCACGGCGACATGAACGGACAGAACGTCGACTTCACATTGGTGTTTCGCCGTCTGGCCGATGGCCTGCGCGGCGAGGTGGACCCCGCACGCGCCTTGTTCGACGAGCCGACGGCGCTGGATCCGTGGCTCGAACGTTGGTCAGCACGGCTGGATCGTCAGGACATCGACCTGAACACGTGCGCGGACGCGATGGACCGGGTGAACCCCGTGTACATCGCTCGGAATCACAAGGTGGAGGAAGCGCTTCAGGCAGCCGCGGAGTCGTCTGATTTTCGACCATTCGAACGGCTTCTAGCCGTGCTCGCTCAGCCATACGAGCGGGCGGCTGGGCAGGAAGCCTTCGAAGGACCAGCACCAGCCGATTTTGGTCCGTACACGACCTTCTGTGGCACCTGA
- the msrB gene encoding peptide-methionine (R)-S-oxide reductase MsrB, translated as MPKYAKTPEAISALTPEQYRVTQESGTEQPGTGAYLDNKQPGIYVDIVSGEPLFASSDKYESGCGWPSFTKPIETEHVQELTDRTLGRTRTEVRSLHGDSHLGHVFTDGPMDRGGLRYCINGASLRFVLRGDMEAEGYGDYLGQVEDLGSDT; from the coding sequence ATGCCAAAGTACGCGAAGACCCCTGAAGCGATCTCTGCCCTGACCCCCGAGCAGTACCGTGTCACTCAGGAGAGCGGTACCGAGCAGCCCGGCACGGGAGCATACCTAGACAACAAACAGCCGGGGATCTACGTGGACATCGTTTCCGGCGAGCCTCTCTTCGCCTCGTCTGACAAGTACGAGTCCGGCTGTGGGTGGCCGAGCTTTACCAAGCCGATCGAAACGGAGCACGTGCAGGAATTGACTGACCGGACCCTCGGCAGGACCCGGACGGAAGTGCGGTCGCTCCACGGCGATAGCCACCTCGGTCACGTGTTCACGGACGGGCCCATGGATCGCGGAGGGCTGCGCTACTGCATCAACGGCGCCTCCCTGCGGTTCGTCCTCAGAGGCGATATGGAAGCTGAGGGCTACGGCGACTACCTCGGACAGGTCGAAGATCTGGGGTCGGATACCTGA